The following are encoded together in the Erwinia sp. E602 genome:
- the rhlE gene encoding ATP-dependent RNA helicase RhlE — MSFDSLGLNADILRAVAEQGYNEPTPIQRQAIPVVLAGRDLMASAQTGTGKTAGFTLPLLQRLSSSNPHPKGRRPVRALILTPTRELAAQVAENVHDYSKYLDLRSLVVFGGVSINPQMMKLRSGVDVLVATPGRLLDLEHQNALDLSKVEILVLDEADRMLDMGFIHDIRRVLAKLPAKRQNLLFSATFSDEIKGLAEKLLHNPEQVEVARRNTASEQVTQHVHFVDKKRKRELLSLMIGKGNWQQVLVFTRTKHGANHLAEQLNKDGITAAAIHGNKSQGARTRALSDFKSGGIRVLVATDIAARGIDIEELPHVVNFELPNVPEDYVHRIGRTGRAAAVGEALSLVCVDEHKLLRDIERVLKREVPRMALEGFEPDPSIKAEPIVNGRQQQRGGGGGGRGRGQGQGQGRGNGGGERSGNRGGNSAAAGTGNGGERRQASGERRQGNGGNAGNGSAAARGGRSEGGSGAPRVNQTRQRRGNSSNNG; from the coding sequence ATGTCATTTGATTCTCTCGGCCTTAATGCCGATATTCTGCGCGCTGTTGCCGAACAGGGCTATAACGAGCCTACGCCAATCCAGCGCCAGGCCATTCCAGTGGTACTGGCCGGCCGCGACCTGATGGCCAGCGCCCAGACCGGTACCGGTAAAACCGCCGGTTTCACCCTGCCACTGCTGCAGCGCCTGAGCAGCAGCAACCCGCACCCGAAAGGCCGTCGCCCGGTACGTGCGCTGATTTTAACCCCAACCCGCGAGCTGGCAGCGCAGGTTGCTGAAAACGTTCACGACTACAGCAAGTACCTCGACCTGCGTTCGCTGGTGGTGTTTGGTGGCGTCAGCATCAACCCACAGATGATGAAGCTGCGCAGCGGCGTTGACGTGCTGGTCGCGACCCCGGGCCGTCTGCTGGATCTGGAACATCAGAACGCGCTGGACCTGTCTAAGGTTGAGATCCTGGTGCTGGACGAAGCGGACCGCATGCTGGATATGGGCTTTATCCACGATATCCGTCGCGTGCTGGCCAAGCTGCCGGCCAAACGTCAGAACCTGCTGTTCTCCGCCACCTTCTCTGATGAGATCAAAGGGCTGGCGGAAAAACTGCTGCACAACCCTGAGCAGGTGGAAGTGGCTCGCCGCAACACCGCCTCCGAGCAGGTGACGCAGCACGTTCACTTCGTCGACAAGAAGCGCAAGCGGGAACTGCTGTCGCTGATGATCGGCAAGGGCAACTGGCAGCAGGTGCTGGTGTTCACCCGTACCAAGCACGGCGCTAATCACCTGGCCGAGCAGCTGAACAAAGACGGTATCACCGCCGCGGCGATCCACGGTAACAAGAGCCAGGGCGCGCGTACCCGTGCGCTGAGCGACTTTAAATCCGGCGGCATTCGCGTGCTGGTGGCAACCGACATCGCTGCCCGTGGTATCGATATCGAAGAGCTGCCGCACGTGGTCAACTTTGAACTGCCAAACGTGCCGGAAGATTACGTGCACCGTATTGGCCGTACCGGCCGTGCGGCCGCCGTCGGTGAAGCGCTGTCGCTGGTCTGCGTGGACGAGCACAAGCTGCTGCGCGACATCGAACGCGTGCTGAAGCGTGAAGTGCCGCGTATGGCGCTGGAAGGCTTCGAGCCGGACCCAAGCATCAAAGCCGAGCCGATCGTTAACGGCCGTCAGCAGCAGCGCGGTGGCGGCGGCGGTGGACGCGGTCGCGGTCAGGGCCAGGGTCAGGGGCGCGGTAACGGCGGCGGCGAGCGCAGCGGTAACCGGGGTGGCAACAGCGCTGCTGCCGGTACCGGTAACGGCGGTGAGCGTCGTCAGGCCAGCGGCGAGCGTCGTCAGGGCAACGGCGGCAACGCCGGTAACGGTTCTGCTGCCGCACGCGGCGGTCGTTCGGAAGGCGGCAGCGGTGCACCGCGCGTCAACCAGACCCGCCAGCGTCGTGGTAACTCCTCGAACAACGGCTAA
- a CDS encoding YbhQ family protein, whose protein sequence is MKWSNRIQIVTGQNCVHIALHLLLIAALVWGWQHKMLLQVSMILLALYASVFAAMLLTQRLPRLRRIGDFLEDVTTTYYFGAAMLVLVLLSKVIHNNLLLGAVGVLMLTGPAIVSLLAKEPTRSRQRSR, encoded by the coding sequence ATGAAATGGTCTAACCGTATTCAGATTGTCACCGGACAAAACTGTGTACATATCGCACTGCACCTGCTGCTGATTGCCGCGCTGGTGTGGGGATGGCAGCATAAGATGTTGCTGCAGGTAAGCATGATTTTACTGGCGCTGTACGCCAGCGTGTTTGCCGCCATGCTGCTGACCCAGCGCTTACCGCGCCTGCGCCGCATCGGCGATTTCCTTGAAGATGTGACCACCACCTACTACTTCGGCGCGGCCATGCTGGTGCTGGTGCTGCTGTCTAAGGTTATCCACAACAACCTGTTGCTGGGTGCGGTGGGGGTGTTAATGCTGACCGGGCCGGCGATCGTTTCGCTACTGGCGAAAGAGCCCACGCGTTCGCGCCAGCGTTCACGCTAA
- the dusC gene encoding tRNA dihydrouridine(16) synthase DusC, whose translation MRVLLAPMEGVLDSLVRELLTDVNDYDLCITEFLRVVDSLLPEKSFYRLCPELHYASRTPSGTRVRVQLLGQYPQWLAENAARAVELGSWGVDLNCGCPSKTVNGSGGGATLLKDPELIYQGAKAMRAAVPAHLPVTVKIRLGWDSGARQFEIADAVQQAGATELAVHGRTKEEGYRAEAINWAAIGEIRQRLSIPVIANGEIWDWQSAQDCMAATGCDAVMIGRGALNVPNLSRVIKFNEPRMPWAQVVVLLQRYVQLEKQGDTGLYHVARIKQWLGYLRKEYAEASELFAQVRALPTSAQIAAAILAVRAE comes from the coding sequence ATGCGTGTGCTGTTAGCCCCGATGGAAGGCGTTCTCGACTCGCTGGTGCGTGAACTGCTGACCGACGTCAACGATTACGATCTCTGTATTACCGAATTTCTGCGGGTGGTGGATTCACTGTTGCCGGAAAAATCCTTCTATCGTCTTTGTCCTGAGCTGCATTATGCCAGCCGTACGCCTTCCGGTACGCGGGTGCGGGTGCAGCTGTTGGGGCAGTATCCGCAGTGGCTGGCGGAGAACGCCGCCCGTGCCGTGGAGCTGGGGTCGTGGGGCGTCGATCTGAACTGCGGTTGTCCGTCGAAGACGGTGAACGGCAGCGGGGGCGGGGCGACGCTGTTGAAGGATCCCGAGCTGATTTATCAGGGGGCGAAGGCGATGCGCGCGGCGGTGCCGGCACATTTGCCGGTGACGGTGAAGATCCGTCTGGGCTGGGATTCCGGCGCGCGTCAGTTTGAGATTGCCGACGCGGTGCAGCAGGCGGGGGCGACCGAGCTGGCGGTGCATGGGCGGACCAAGGAGGAGGGGTATCGCGCGGAGGCGATTAACTGGGCGGCGATCGGGGAGATCCGCCAGCGGTTGTCGATTCCGGTGATTGCCAACGGCGAGATTTGGGACTGGCAGAGTGCGCAGGATTGTATGGCGGCGACGGGCTGTGATGCGGTGATGATCGGGCGCGGTGCGTTGAACGTGCCGAATCTGAGCCGGGTGATTAAGTTCAATGAGCCGCGCATGCCGTGGGCGCAGGTGGTGGTGCTGTTGCAGAGGTATGTGCAGCTGGAGAAGCAGGGCGATACCGGGTTGTATCACGTGGCGCGGATTAAGCAGTGGCTGGGGTATTTGCGTAAGGAGTACGCGGAGGCCAGCGAGCTGTTTGCCCAGGTGCGGGCGTTGCCGACGTCGGCGCAGATTGCGGCGGCGATTCTGGCGGTGAGGGCGGAGTAG